CGGAAAAAGAGGAAGTTGGCGCATGCGCACTGCCCACTTAAAGACGCCAGAGAAGCCCCACGATTTATAGGCGTCCTAAAATAAGCCGGAAAAGAACTCAGAGCTGAGTGCCCACCTTGAAGTTGCAAAATTAAGAAATGCCCGATTTAGCGTCTTCCAATCAATTTTGGGGGAAACTTTTGTGAGAAAAGCAAATGCAGTAGTTAGACTTTAATCAATTCAAGTGCAAAGAGTGGTGACACCTTGACTGCTCGGGGTCCTAATCCCTAGGTTGCGTTGACAGGATTAGCTCGACTTCCACCTTGTAAATGAACCAAATAACACGCCTCTGGGGAATAAACTACAAACCCCGGCATGCATCACTCCATGGTCCGCTCGACGGGAGTGAGACGCCTAACCAGGGCTGTGGGTAACCACCGGGGTGGTGATTTCAGCCAGGAAAATGAGAGCCTTTGGGATGATGTCCCAGACAGGTAGCAGCGATTCGAAGCCACTTTTGGCCGCTTCTCAACTCTCTGCCACCCGTAGTCAGACTCTGGCACCCGCCTTGCCGCGCTGCCGAGGTCCTTCTCGTTGTCCTCTAGCCTTCAGGGCTGTCTTCCGCAGCGCCTGATCGCAGGCGGGGCAGTCCGAAGTCCCCTGGCTAACGAAAGTGGCAAGACCGGGAAGAGCGAGGACGCGACGGCCAGGGGATGATGGCCGGGGCTCCGCCGACCGCGCGGCCTGACAGGCGGAGGCAGGGACGACCTACGGCAGGGGGCGTGAGCTGCGAAGGGAGGTGCAATGAGAGCTGGAGGCTGCGGCCACGGCCGTGTGAGAGGGGCTGCCCCGCGCGGCTCGGCGGACGACGGGCGGAGGGCTGGGGGCTGGGCCGGGGGCGGGGTGCGCCCGGGGGCGGGGAGGGCCGAGCGGAGGGAGGGCCGAGCCGATGCCGCCGCCGGCTCTTCCCCGTCGCGGGTTATATAGCGCGGAGCGTGGAACCCGCTTACAGCCGGTCGGGAGCGCTCCAACTTGCAAGCGGCGCTGTGCTGCGGAGCCCGGTACCCGAGTGACAGCCGCGGGGAGTGCAGGGCAGGGGGACACGAGACCGCAGGGGCAGCTGCAAGCCGTTGGGCAGCGCTCGCCTGAGCCTACCGAGTCCCCCCTTTCCGGCGCTCCGCTGCCCCGCACCCCACTCTCCCACCCTCTCGCAACTTGGGTCAAGTTGACAACTCCTGCGGCAGCCGGCCAGCCGGTGCGGTCTCCACCGCTCATTCCTTCCCCGGGGTGAGAAGGAGCCGCTGCGCCGGCTCCGGGGACGCTCGGGCGGCGGCAGCTTGGCCATGAGAGCAGTGCGCGTCGCCTAACTCACGGCTGTCACCGCCGCTGCAGCGGGACTGGCCGGCAGGACTCTCCGGGACAGGCGGGCGGCCGCCGGCAGGAGGCGCCGAGCCGGGCGGCAGCCGCGGCGGGCACAGCCCGGGGCCACTGCGCGGAGCCCAGCACCGCGCTAGCAGAGAGCGGCGCCGCGCACTGTGGTCCGGCGGGCACCTCGGGGACAGGCGCGGGGTGCAGCCTTCTGGTCCCGGCCGCTCTGACAAGGGCTCCTTTGGTGTGCCTGGCGCGGGGTGGGCGCGGACAGAGGCTCTGGGCTCGCGCGAGCCCCCGGGCGTCGCGATGAACATCGTAGTGGAGTTCTTCGTGGTCACTTTCAAAGTGCTCTGGGCGTTCGTGCTGGCCGCGGCGCGCTGGCTGGTGCGGCCCAAGGAGAAGAGCGTGGCCGGCCAGGTGTGCCTTATCACGGGCGCCGGCAGCGGCCTGGGCCGTCTCTTCGCGCTTGAGTTCGCCCGGCGCCGGGCGCTGCTGGTGCTCTGGGACATCAACACGCAGAGCAACGAGGAGACGGCGGGCATGGTTCGCCACATCTACCGTGACCTGGAGGCAGCTGATGCCGCCGCGCTGCAAGGTAACTCGGACTCATGCCCGAGCATTGTTGGGTAAAACCTCTCCCCTCCCTGCACTCTCCCCTGGAAGGTCCCCAAATCCCACTGTCATGGTCAGCCCCGCTCTAGAGAAAAAGAATACCCTATCATTCTTTTGGAAAGCGAGTGGAATTTACCCCCTAATAAAAGAGAATGATCACCGCACTATTGGAAGGAGGAAAGTGTGCCAAACCCAGCCCTTTAAGGAGGTCCGTCCCTTTGGGGACGACTCTGGTGTTTCCTATACCCTCTGAGCCTAGGGAAGGCAGAGGGAACTTGTTACCTCAGGATGAATTCCTTAAGAAATGTCTCTTGCTTGCATGCGCATGATGGGAAACAGAAGTGTCTTTGAGAAGTTGTTCCTAGACTGGACTGTATCAGTGTATATGTGTTACTGCGGTCTGAACCCCTTAGAAGAGGGCAGTATTGATGGTTTCGTTATAACTTTAGccaaaagaaaataattacattGTTTCGCCTGCGATAAGTAAGTGCTTTAGTTACTTACTACAGACCCCAGCATGACTGAGAGATGACCTGCCTCTTGAGAAAGTTATTGAAGGATTTCAGCTTCATGAATTCATGTAAATTTCTTTCATGTTTCTGGTCACCCCAATCTGCATTTTTTGTATAACCTGAATCTGAGACTTAAGAAGAAgacaaggaagaagaaaaagcctAAGTGGAAACTGTAACCAAACATAAAATATTGGTCCAGGAAAATTTGATGATTGTTCTTGCTTTTTGACAGAAGTTTTCATTTCCAGGAGAAATATTGAACtatatgaatatttatttgaGTGCCACTCTTTCTCTCTGTCCATCATTTGTTACAGATTTCTTGGCACCTGCTTTCTTGATTTAAATTTGGAAATGATGCTAGTGTGAAGAGGTAGCAAATACAGATTGTGTGTGTTCCCTTCCAAAACCTAAAAGATAAGGGTTTCTAGAGAAGAGATTTTGTTTTTAAGCCATTCAAGTTTTTATGTGGCCCATTAATTTATGTTGCACCCCAATAAGAACAAGTCAGTGGCCCCTACTTTTTTATGAGAaactttaaattcattttttgcCTATGGATGAATTCAGATTATTATTTACAGCTTTGATTTATGAACTTCAAAGTTAATTTCTATTTTGATGGTGCTCATACTGAATATTAAGAGCTATTTCTGGTCAGTTTCCCCCAGCTCTCCCTCCCACCCCCCCAAAATAGGAatgtataatgtgtgtgtgtgtgttattctcTGGGCTGAGATCTGTTCTTTGCAGGTGTCTTTAGCTCCAGCAAGCTGATCCCATGTGGTCTACTTGTTTTGGGCTTGTCACAATTACATGACTTTCCCCTAAGCAAAGTTATCCAGTAAATTGCTGCAATTTCCAAAGACTGGGGGGAGGAAAGCAGCTGTAAGTTCAGTCATTGGCAAGCCTTGTGGTGTCAGAAATTCGAAGCTCACTGTAGTACTTTTGTTTTGTGTGATCTTTGTCCTACTGATTGCCATGTGACTCACTTTCTGTACCTCCTTCTCTGTTCCATTTTCTCCCCCTCATCTGGACTTCTGAGGACAGCTGGGAATGGTGAGGAAGAAATTCTGCCCCACTGTAACTTGCAGGTTTTTACCTACACCtgtgatgtggggaaaagggaaaaTGTCTACTTGACCGCTGAAAGGGTCCGCAAAGAGGTTGGTGAAGTCTCAGTCCTGGTCAATAACGCTGGCGTGGTCTCTGGACATCACCTTCTGGAATGTCCTGATGAGCTCATTGAGAGAACCATGATGGTCAATTGCCATGCACACTTCTGGGTAaatataaacctttttttttttttttttttaagtcctggGCCCTCTTTGAGAAGGATAGAGATCTCAGTGCCAGCTTGAAAGCTACCTGTACTCCCATCACGGAGCCTCCTAATGAGTTATTCCCCCATAGTGAATTCCACTGTATGTTGGTTACTATTAAATCATTACTTTCTCCTCTCCCCCAAATTCAGTATTTCTTGAGAAGGTAAAAGACTTAACATTGTGAACTAGTTTGAAaaattgccataaaaataacaagaGAGAGTATAAAACCCTGGGTTTGTTTATTTTACTTTCCACAGAGTTTATAAAACATTGGTTGTTCTTATgaattcctaaagtcagggtttaggCTTCCAAATTACTGCTCAGCCACATTTTAGAAAGTGCCAAAGATTCTGAGATCAGCATTTGTGGTCCACTGGGAGTGATCAGGCCACCCTGGCCATCACTTATCTTCACCAGGATCCATAGCATTGTCCTGTTGGAGAACATCTCAGGACTTTTTCAGCTTGGAAAAATTTCTCAAATGAGAACAGAAGTCACCTTGATAGGACCACAGAGCGGGGAGGGCATCATGAGACCTGTTGAGCTGTGGACTTCAACAATGTGAACTTCTAGCCAGCAGAGCTACTGTAGCATCTAGGAAttggtgggggcgggggggggggctgtCTGCTTGGAGGGACAAAGTAACCATAACTTTTCAGCTGGATTATCTTTAATAAAGGCAGATATGAAGCTCTCCTCTGTAATTCTGTGCACTGTTGACCCACTTTATGCTTTTTTTCCTCATAGTATTTTCCCTTTTGTAGACAGGTTGAATCCAATAAAGAAGAGGTAGAGAGGGCTgggagtgttgctcagtggtagaacactagcACATGTTGGGCTTGGTATGATCCCTAACACtgcaaaaaaataagtaaataaataaataataataataaaataagtagGGGGATAAGGAGATAGggttttatattattttccacGGGCAGATTAGTCTTCTAATAGAACACAACAAAGAACTATTTCTCCTAAATAGGTCACAATAAACCCCTTAATTTTTTAGCAACTGCTTAAAAATTTAATCTGGCTTTAGAAGTACTTATTTACATGTTGCTTATCCAATAGCAAGCCTAGTCTCTGATCCTGGAAGAAGcttattttgatgttttattttttaaacatgagCTTCATTTCCTTTCAGAACCTCTAGAAATGAACATATGAATAACCTGAGCTAACTCATGTCCATGTTTTGAATGAGTAAGAAGATAAAGTTTAGGGAAATGTGAATGTGCCTCTGTGTGTACATGCATGTCAGTGTGTGTTATGTGCAGTGGGTATGGGGAGCTGAATTAAAggtgtttttttggttttgtttttttctggcaGCAGTATCAAAGGGGGTGGTTTAGGTGAGTAAATGCTAGTCCAACTAAATAAACTTGGCAGTATACTCTATCAAGAATCTTGTATGATTATAATTCTGACTAAAACAAAAAACTGCTAtttgaaacaaaagacagacataAATTGTAGGTGTAATGTAGTTTCCATTTTGAAGAATGGTAAAAGTGAAGCTGCCGTAGAAACTGTGTTGGTTTCAGTCAATGCATCATCCTTAAACAGATACACAGCTGTCAGTAGCATAGTGTGCACCACAGGCAACTGGGAATTGTTTTTTTCCAATAACCTTTGACTGAGATGATGCAAGATTTCCTAACTTTCACCTACaccaaatactctgaagtttcaCCTTCCTGACTGTTCTCTGATTATTTTGTTCACTTGCAAAATTTCAAATGTAATCAGACTTtgggtaccagagattaaactcaggggcacttaaccactgaaccacattcccacctctttttttttttttttttttaagacaggatctcgggctggggatatagctcaattagtacagtgcttgccttgtatgcacaaggccctgggttcaatccccagtaccaccaaaaaaaaaaaaaaaaaaaaaaaacaggatcacACTAAGTTACTTAAGGTTTccttaaattgcagaggctgcccttgaatttgcaattctcctgcctcagtttctcaaccgctaggattacaggccagCACCACCTCATCTGAATGTAACCAGATTTTTAAAGAAACCCCATATAgtcttaggtgaaaaaatatttgtaacaGGAGAGCATCTTGTCTTCCCTAGACATACTATAAAATGAGTGCTAATGTGTTAGGCTCAGAAAATCCATAGCCTCAGCTTtagaaatgcacataaattgaaatattgtatttttctttttctctacatccccagctactttcaaattttattttgagataagttctaaattgcctaggctagcCTCAACCttccaatccccctgcctcaacctgcccagtagctgggattataggtatgtgccaccatgcccagataaTATACTGTACTTCTAAGAttgggttactttttttttttttcccccccggtacgaaggattgaacccaggagtgtttgatcactgagacacatccctgtccccaaccctttttattttctatttcgagacagggtctcactaagttgctttagggtcttgctaaattgctgaagctggctttgaatttgtaatcctcctgtttccgcctccccagccactgggattacaggcatgtgagcCACTGTGCCTAGACTACTTTCTAACATAAGGAGGAAATTGAATCACATCTCTAGTGGAAAGATTATTCTGGAACTGAATCTGTATACCAAGGAGGAACACAGCACCTTTCTAGCATCCTCACTGCCTCAAGATGTTGTTTAACCACACAATTTAGGGAGTTCTTGGaagccttggtggtaatgatgtcaCTTCATATTAAAATATGGGAGGCTCCTAAATTCTCCAGCTGTTTTTCCCCTAAGCATCTAAACTTAAGAATTATTTTCAATATTGAGTCAGAAAATTCATTTTAGAGTTGGAATTTCTGACTTCTTGCCGAGACTTAAAACCTTTTGAGAAGAAATTGAAAATTTgcaactaaaatttaaaagaacgtatttataatttttacagTGATTTGGGTGGGAAGGTTAAGTAGTACTGTTGAGAGTACTTTCCTTCCAGTAGTACTCTTAAGCAAAAATGTTAGTGATGATTTTTCAAAGATGTGTTGGCCTGACTTGTGTTGTCTTCCTTCCAGAAAAAATAATGATTATATCTTTTTACTGTGTTtgggtgaggaaaaaaaaattcccttatACATTTTTAAGTACATCAGCTGAGCAAAGAGCTTGTTCAATTATTTGAATAGATCATCTTGAGCCAGACTTTTAAGTAGCAGTTAATGTCTGTTTTCGTAGAATAAATAACAAATAGTATGTTGATCCTGACTCAGAGTTAAAGTTATGAATGGTGAAATAGAAGACCATGTCGACTTTCACTGAAAAGCTGTGGATGTTCCCACTTCCAAACCATTCCTCATACTGGTCTCGCTGCCTGGAATTGCCTCTTCCTCTACTCCCTGTGCCTTTTAAAGTCTAGTCTAAGTTGTCAGCCTACCTTTCCCTCCCCACTGTAGCCCTTCCTGGCATTCTTGGATATCAGAGCTAAAGGATCCTTAGAGACCAACTGGTCCAACCCCTTACTTTCCAAGGAAACTGCACTTAAATGACTCACATAAGGCTTTTCTTTCCCTGGGTGTTTGttgttggttgttgttgttgtttgacagcATTTGTTGTCATTGCCATTCTTTGGTGCATAGTATGGATTTTTGGCATAATTTTTTCTACGTTGTGCCCTATATCCCAAAGAGACAGCAAGCTGTCTGAAGGTAGTTGGTTATAttcatctgtttgttttcttctgcCTGAAACAGAACTTTATTCTTAAGTCACTCAATTAATATTCAATAATACATAATAGACTTCTGCTGACATACTTAGAAGATAACCTATTTAGAGAATGCTCATGTGGGCTATTGCAGTGAACTTTCAAAAGGTAAGTATTATGTTGAACTAACTCAAGCTGATACTTAAAGCATTTAACTCTAGCCCACATTCACTATTTGTATCTCCTTTTGTTTCCTATTGACTTGTGACTTTTCCAGTCGTCCTGCCCCACCTGTATGCTCAATTTTGCAGTAGTGTGTTAACTCTGTTCATAGGTGTGAGGCTGAGGACTTTGAGAAAGCTGCTCTTGATATGCCAATTTGAATCAAGCTCCAATTGAATACATACCAACCAATCATTTTTTCCCAATAACTAGGCCTCAAGGAGAGGACCCTACCACATTGTTCTGCAGAAGTCTGCGGTCTGCTGTGGCACTTCACCTTTTAGTGTTGTTCTActaccagatttcccaggaatcttctCTTGGTCACCAGTCAAGAAGTGATAGATATGGGGTAGGCTTTGGTGTGCATAATCTGTGAAACACATAGTTAGGAGAAGGCCATTGAGAACAAATGCACTTTAACACTAGCATAGAAATCATTCACATAGGCTCTCTATCTtgctaaaatgcaaaaaaaaaaacaacaacaacaacaaaaaaaaaacaaaaaccaccttGAAAATACCTCTGCATTCAACTTTGAAATATAGAAAGGTGATCTCTATTCAGCAACTGCAATCCTATGGTTCCCCTCCAAATATTAACATTGCTTCACttgatgttttttctttttttttttttcagaggggGTATAGAATCTTGGTTGCTATTTGTAAAAGCCAAAGTTTATCTGTAGATCCTTTCAATCAAAGAGCTGCATTTGGCCTTTATACgtgagcagcacattgatccctgATTAACCAAAAGGGGGAAGCAAAAGCATTTAACTCTAGGCCTTTTATGTTCTGAAGAAATTTTGCATGGTAAAGGACTAAATCTGTCAAATAGCTAGTAGGTAATTTACTTCTATTGATATGTTAGTCAGACAAGATAATTGGTAGTTAATTAATAGACCACTTAACTTAAAAGGTTTCACAGTTTTAAAATACTAATTACTGAATTAGGCATTTATCTATATCCAAATGTCTAAAGTCTATTTAGTTAAAATCCATCCAGGAAAAGTAAAAGCCCACCAGCTAGATCTGAGTAATGTAGCACTTAAATGCATTAGTGCTACCATTGTACCTAATATCTCATGGATGGTCCCTAATCGTTAATGTTTAAGTTCTTATGTGATTTACTGTTTTTTAATCTCACATACTGTATTCTTCTTTTCTCTGGTTAGAGAAagctagttttgtttttgtttatttttttccaagcCCTCTTaggtttaaaatgtttaaaaaatcatttctaaaatattcatataaaatatttgtttgaTGGTTGCTCCTCCATACCATAATATTAAGAATTTTAAGACTaaacattttatataatattgtTTCCCTATAGGATGTTATTAAGGTAGATactaaaaacttagaatttatgGCCTATTTTTGAAGTCTGCTCTAGAACTGGTTTCTGTCATAAGTAAATTTCACatgcataaaaatatttgagCTTTCAAAATAAAGACTTTTAATTCTCGAACCAGGTTGTAAATTGGCATAGTTTGTCTTATTAATTCTTGGTTATAgtcaaaaacaggaaaagaatctCTTTTGATGGTAACTGCCTGGATAGCTGGGACCGTTTATCTGTATACACAAACTAGGATCACATGTTTATTGAACTTTAGTTTCTATGTTTGATGTGTTACATCAGTAACTtgatgtaataataataatttttgctAGGCCCTAATCTTTTGTACTAGAAATCAAAATCCACAGCATGGAAAAGTGTCTCTTTACGAAATTAGTGTGAGTAGGGAACCAGACATTAAATCCTATGAGAAACTTCCCCATGTGTTTGATCTGGGTTCTAATCTGTCTAGTTATCTCAATTTGGAAAATACTGCAAAGTAACCAATGCCATCATTTCTAAGCTATATGAATAGATTGTGGTGCTCCCTCAGTGCCAAATGCAGTGTGCAGCTTGATCTTCCACAGAACGTGACCATCTCCTTGAATCTTGAGTGCTTTAGTTTCCATGAAGAGTCACCTTTCTGTTCCTCTCTCTGCCTTCCCAGTCctcttggcctcctcaccttTGGAATGTTGGCTCTTTAGGATTGTGTGCTCGGACCAGTTGTCTCGGTACACCTCTTCCTAACTGCGTGAAATCAGCATGTCACAATACAAAACTAACTCCTCTTTTCCCCTTCTTGCATTCCCCAGTTGGTCAGTCACGAGGCTTGAGAACATCGGCATAATCTTCAGTTCTCTATGTGGGTCACCAAATCCTGACTGTTCTCTCTCGCCACCGTGGACTTTAACTAATCCCCTTCTTTCCATTCCCACCCCTTCATGTGTACCTCCATCACCTCTCGCCTAGACTCAGAGCCTCTTAACTTCTTTCTCTGTTCCCATTTTTTGCTCTTCAATCCAGGGTTATCTAAGTAGAGCTGAGTTTGCTATATGCCTGCTTGAAACCCACATGACTCACAGTCCAGCTCATTAGCATGGCATCTTGGGCCTTTCAAAGCTGAATTTCACCTGCCTTCCCAACTCAGCACCTATTACAGCCCCTGCTGTACTATAAACTCCAGTCAGGCTGCTCTTTACTGTGCCCCGAGAGAGCCCTGTGTGCTCATGCTTCATGGAAGAACCTTTGGCTGGCTACTCTGCCATTTGAGTCCCATTTTATTTGGAAATTACAGAAGTTgattagtacaaaaaaaaaaaaaaaaaaaaaaaaagtatatcactcctgcaaaagaaaaacaaaaattgcaaGTATTTGTCAGTaactttatatattatatatattatatattatatttatatattaaggtGGTAGCCCCTATAAAATAATCATCAAATCCTAGATTCAAGGATTAGTCCCTTCTTGTTTGATCATGGAATGACAGGGACCATTTGTCTCCATTCCTGGAAGCAAAGTCGTATTTGTTCTTTCttctcttgttatttttttttcttttttctccttttcttttactggtattggtgattgaactcaggagcactgaaCTTCTGAGTTATATCTTCAGCCCTTGTtttatttgagacaaggtcttgctaagttgctgagactggcctcaaacttgtgatcctcctgcctcaggcgctTAAGTTGCTAGAATTCACGACTTTATTACCAAGCCTCGTCCTTCCTTATTTCTCTATCCAGGACTTTATCCATTATCTGACCAGGTAGAAATTAATCTATAGGACATGTCAAAATGCAAGTATTCTTTAACCTATGCTAATGTAACATTGAGTAGCTTTTTCAAAAAGACTGAATGGAGAGTACTTTAGCCATTCATTGCAGGACTGGGTCACTGGAACCCAAACAAGAGCTACAAACCATATGGCTAGATATAACTGCTCACCTTCTCTCAATTCATTCTCTtcccttaaatttgtttttacatTAATCACTTTTCAGATTTTCAAGATCTTTGCCAAGTTCCAGTAAATTGATTTAATAACTAGTGATAGATAGTGGCAGTCtgagaaaattattttcaaacaaTTTAATAACCTTACTTGAGAATTGAATTTTTGGTAGGAAACtccttttttatttaatatttttttccaagttaAGGAATAATTAATAACAGATTCACCTAAAATTTCTTAGTTTTTTCAGAAACTAAAATTAAGCCTCTCTCGTTTGTGATAAGTCACCAGTTTGCCTCTGTCTAATCTAGATATCTGCCTATGTAAATGTATAGATGCCGTGATTTGTCTATTTACTTTGTGTTTCACTATATTTAATAAGTAGAAGACACATGACTATGGTACAGTCATAGCCATTAGAGCTGGGAAAGTATACTTAAGTAGGTCTAAGTCCTATAGACATATTGAACATCACCTATAGACATATTGAACATCACTAATGCAAACATCTGCAatcttttttttggaggggggatactggaaattgaatccaaggtgctttaccactgagtcacacccccattccttttttttttttttttttttgagacagggtcatactaagttgcttagggcatcactaagttgctgaggctggctttgcaatcctcctgcctcagcctcttgagttgctgggattacaggcatgcaccaccatgcccagctgaaatCTTAAACATACCAAAATCTGAAATTTTTTGAGTACTAACATGATTTCTGAAGTAGAAAATTCCACACCCGAGCTCACATGACGGGGTCAGTCAAAATGTAGACATTCTAAATATaatgtataaaattaccttcctGTTATAGAAGGTATTATGAAACATAAATGCTTTCTGTAATTAGACTTGAGTCCCATCCCCCAAGGCATCTCATTAGGTAGATACAAATATTACAATATCCAAAACACTTTgggtcccaagcattttggataagggatactcaacctGTACCTAGAATGTTTTTGGACCCCCAAATTGTACTATGCTGAAGTTCCACTAGGGGGTGTACTGGCAGGGTGGTTTTGCATCTCATTTCTTATACACAACCAGTGTTTTCCTAAGAGAAAGGGGCCCTTTGTAACTAATCTTTGGAGTATGACAAAATTTCCAAAGATTAAGAAATGGGGAACTATTCTCTGCCTCTGTTGAATGAGATAAGTCCCATGTTTTGAGCCTGTAATTCCAAGGATCAGATTAAAATGTGTTAATCTCTCTTGGTTTAAGTAGTTATTTCTTATCTCAGAAGTTAGTATAGTAAGTTAGCTATTCAAAGACCTATCCCTTCTTTTAGTTTCTGTCAACTGACCTAGGAACTCCTTTCAGGTTGAGGCCCATGTAAGCATAATTGGGAAATAACTCAAAAGACAGATGCTTTTGATTCTTTAAAATATAGAGTAGGTAGGTAGAACATACTGCTAGTCTGTAATAGGGTAGCATTAGAAAATAACCCTGTATTGTGTCTTAACACCCTGTTAAGAGACCATTGTTGAGAAATAGATTGGCAGAGCATAGCCTCGGGATTTCACCGTGTTTACCTGATATACCTGGCCAACCAGTCCCAGTCACCTGGATTTATGCAGGTTCCCCAGCTCTGCTCCAGAGGGTATAGCTTTTCATCTGTAGGAATGCCAATGTCTTTTACCCAACGTGGcctactcttttttcttttttactttatttgtcaaTTCTCTTAAAACCTAAGTTCACACCTGTCAGAGACCATTTTCCTAAATGCTCTGAAACTAAAATTAAGTGAGCCACAGGGGGGAAAAATGAATATCCTCTCATAATGATCATAAAACTTTCAACACTGCAGCAAATGCTGCTAGAATATTTAACAACCAAGGGCAATTACTGTGGAAACCTTGAGTGCTGTCAAATTAGCCCCTTACAATGACAAGCCACTTACAGTGAATTCACTTTTGGAAACAAAACATTACTTGGTCTGTGAAACTTTCAAAGATCACACAAAGATTCGGGAAAGGCATCAGTGGTGGTGTTAAAcattggtttggttttgttttgttttgttttttggtctgGGGAAGTCACAAGTGTTTCTCTCTTATTTGCTGCTTGCATAAAATGTGAGTTTCTTGCCTCTCCTTTAAATACCTTCATACTGGGATTTTTGAATATTAAGTTTCAGCTTCTTAGTGATATTCTAAGCAATGGGGCTCAAAATAACACTTCCCAAATCAGtgtaactgggaaaatatttgtgGTGTAACTTGTGTAAACACATAGGTATTTTGAGGacaagtgaaacttaaaattcaaagccTGAATTTTCCCACCTGCAAATTGTGATTAACATACTGCCCCCTACTGATttctcaaagattttttttttttttttaaagggggtcAGTTTTGTAatctctgggggaaaaaaaaaacaaagtgtaattgtttaagaataatttttatttgtagtatttctacatttactgGATACTTCTTCATGAATTTTGATTCATAGCTTAAATTGTTGTTCTCTGCTAGTAGAGAAAAGGATTAGGAAGGAGGTGTGACTGACTGGTAAGTGTTGTTTC
This genomic interval from Callospermophilus lateralis isolate mCalLat2 chromosome 16, mCalLat2.hap1, whole genome shotgun sequence contains the following:
- the Rdh10 gene encoding retinol dehydrogenase 10 — protein: MNIVVEFFVVTFKVLWAFVLAAARWLVRPKEKSVAGQVCLITGAGSGLGRLFALEFARRRALLVLWDINTQSNEETAGMVRHIYRDLEAADAAALQAGNGEEEILPHCNLQVFTYTCDVGKRENVYLTAERVRKEVGEVSVLVNNAGVVSGHHLLECPDELIERTMMVNCHAHFWTTKAFLPTMLEINHGHIVTVASSLGLFSTAGVEDYCASKFGVVGFHESLSHELKAAEKDGIKTTLVCPYLVDTGMFRGCRIRKEIEPFLPPLKPDYCVKQAMKAILTDQPMICTPRLMYIVTFMKSILPFEAVVCMYRFLGADKCMYPFIAQRKQATNNNEAKNGI